A single Anopheles arabiensis isolate DONGOLA chromosome X, AaraD3, whole genome shotgun sequence DNA region contains:
- the LOC120906398 gene encoding origin recognition complex subunit 5 → MEAFVKQIAGVLPCRDGYVRQLYRYYRKGDQFPPALYIYGQSSTGKGAILREVFRCRSAADESLRSAQLSAISCYTNKILFETIVRQLEGAELLQSNHYSIDCKLEYAKDFLAALRQRLDPARSYVIVVRHAERLRDMAHNLLPLFLQLPEATGLNVSVVLVSSLPFEKFYTKAGLPPVVKLFVPEYTRADMQRILMNDYAPHVQGLGGQRSAPDQLWLAAITEEFHRNYVSLFLGTFWKVCRDVKELRLVAAECFPAYCEPVRDGTIPAHDSMKLWRNITKTLRAALSTMYMRLGTKTTGSGVAPDGTAWLAQNLELPYYAKYLLIAAYLASNNAAKEDRRLFMKNHGKQRKRLQAVNARAKVTEKMTTKLGPKAFNVDRLLAIFYAILDEQVGLTCNLLAQISTLVHLKLLTYASSAEGGAGGSAMLDGSATRLQCTVGMDFILQIGRMVGFNVRQYLTDFF, encoded by the exons ATGGAGGCATTTGTGAAGCAGATCGCCGGGGTGCTGCCCTGCCGGGACGGGTACGTGCGCCAGTTGTACCGCTACTACCGCAAGGGCGATCAGTTTCCGCCCGCCCTTTACATCTACGGTCAATCATCGACCGGGAAAGGTGCGATCTTGCGCGAAGTGTTCCGGTGCCGGTCGGCCGCGGACGAATCGCTGCGGAGCGCCCAGCTGAGCGCGATCAGCTGCTACACCAACAAGATACTGTTCGAAACGATCGTCCGCCAGCTGGAGGGCGCGGAgctgttgcagtccaaccacTACAGCATCGACTGCAAGCTCGAGTACGCGAAGGACTTCCTTGCCGCGCTGCGCCAGCGGCTCGATCCAGCCCGCTCGTACGTGATCGTGGTGCGCCATGCGGAGCGGCTGCGCGACATGGCCCACAACCTGCTGCCACTGTTTCTGCAGCTGCCGGAAGCgaccgggctgaacgtgtcggtggtgctggtgtcGTCGCTGCCGTTCGAAAAGTTCTACACCAAAGCGGGACTGCCGCCGGTGGTGAAGCTGTTCGTGCCGGAGTACACTCGCGCCGACATGCAGCGCATTCTGATGAACGATTACGCGCCG CACGTGCAGGGACTTGGCGGGCAACGGTCCGCCCCCGACCAGCTCTGGCTAGCCGCGATCACGGAGGAGTTCCATCGCAACTACGTCAGCTTGTTTCTCGGCACCTTCTGGAAGGTGTGCCGCGACGTGAAGGAGCTTCGCCTGGTGGCGGCCGAATGTTTCCCCGCCTACTGTGAGCCGGTGCGGGACGGCACCATACCGGCGCACGATTCGATGAAGCTGTGGCGCAACATTACGAAGACGCTGCGCGCCGCCCTGAGCACGATGTACATGCGGCTCGGCACGAAAACCACCGGCAGCGGTGTCGCACCGGACGGGACGGCCTGGTTGGCCCAGAACCTAGAGCTGCCGTACTACGCCAAGTACCTGCTCATTGCCGCGTACCTGGCGAGCAACAATGCGGCCAAGGAGGACCGGCGGCTGTTCATGAAGAACCATGGCAAGCAGCGGAAGCGCCTGCAGGCGGTGAATGCCCGCGCGAAGGTGACGGAAAAGATGACCACCAAGCTCGGCCCGAAAGCGTTCAACGTCGACCGGTTGCTGGCCATCTTTTACGCCATCCTGGACGAGCAGGTGGGGCTGACGTGCAATCTGCTCGCGCAAATCTCCACCCTGGTGCACCTGAAGCTGCTAACGTACGCGTCTTCGGCCGAGGGCGGTGCCGGCGGCAGCGCCATGCTGGACGGTTCGGCCACCCGGCTCCAGTGCACGGTCGGGATGGACTTTATCCTGCAGATCGGTCGGATGGTTGGGTTCAACGTGCGCCAGTATCTGACCGATTTCTTCTAG
- the LOC120906640 gene encoding RNA-binding motif protein, X-linked 2 translates to MNPMTNMKNVTKLSEQDLKLGGKSSWHDQYKSSAWIFVGGLPYDLTEGDVLCVFSQYGEIVNVNLVRDKATGKSKGFAFICYEDQRSTVLAVDNLNGIKLVGKTLRVDHVQDYRPPKETDKTDDETRQLYMEGCAPKAEHPRPEKQKDPKVKSEKRHKSIKKERD, encoded by the exons ATGAATCCAATGAC aaacatgaaaaatgtcaccaagctcAGCGAGCAGGATTTGAAACTAGGCGGCAAAAGCTCGTGGCATGATCAGTACAAGTCGAGCGCTTGGATCTTCGTCGGCGGCCTGCCCTACGATCTTACCGAAGGCGACGTCCTGTGCGTGTTTTCGCAGTACGGGGAGATAGTGAACGTCAACCTGGTGCGCGATAAGGCGACCGGCAAGTCGAAGGGGTTCGCTTTCATTTGCTACGAAGACCAACGGTCAACCGTCCTGGCGGTGGACAATCTGAACGGCATTAAGCTCGTGGGCAAAACGCTCCGCGTCGACCACGTGCAAGACTACCGGCCACCGAAGGAGACGGACAAAACGGACGACGAGACGCGCCAGCTATACATGGAAGGATGCGCACCGAAGGCAGAGCACCCGAGACCTGAAAAGCAAAAGGACCCAAAGGTGAAGTCGGAAAAGCGCCACAAATCGATCAAGAAGGAAAGAGACTAG
- the LOC120906399 gene encoding DNA polymerase subunit gamma-2, mitochondrial, with amino-acid sequence MARAGKTFIELLQTCRQSSFVDFRLDGAIVRDLSLTSVGQLLRNNLRTARNQLGSGSSNSNPIPLYSGSSNRSVLESLDMVQRANGNKVLKLPIGLLVEEARTNQLVSLGDGFALQLPETLELHTTYLLPPAMGSQFLYQLQRQRKIWWMRWSVDPGRYFISDMRRDEADQGRTTAVSICARFLDRSEHAQMVELERLELSEGERVGERQAAIVRVGHNLDRAVLAILMDTLECAASERCVKIHRKIAPYKCGIVCAGEDATDANVQNDLIDLSKHLTYVLRAANLPVHESFSFEQASPALDRLDQIGVPYVLLLSAGTLRTGLLQLRSRDTTLSETIHLSDLPHYLERIINA; translated from the exons ATGGCACGGGCGGGTAAAACCTTTATCGAGCTATTGCAAACCTGTCGGCAGAGTAGCTTTGTCGATTTTCGGCTGGACGGAGCAATCGTCCGTGATCTATCGCTAACGTCGGTCGGTCAGCTGTTGCGTAACAATTTGCGCACGGCAAGGAACCAGCTGGGCAGCggcagtagcaacagcaacccAATTCCACTGTACAGTGGAAGTAGCAATCGTAGCGTACTGGAGAGCTTGGACATGGTCCAGCGTGCTAACGGCAACAAGGTGCTGAAACTCCCGATCGGCCTGCTGGTGGAGGAAGCGCGCACGAACCAGCTGGTCAGCCTAGGCGATGGTTTTGCGCTGCAGCTGCCGGAAACTCTCGAGCTGCACACGACCTATCTGCTGCCGCCAGCAATGGGCAGCCAGTTCCTCTACCAGCTGCAGCGACAGCGCAAAATCTGGTGGATGCGTTGGTCCGTCGATCCGGGTCGGTATTTCATCTCCGACATGAGGCGCGACGAGGCAGACCAGGGCCGAACGACGGCCGTATCGATCTGTGCCCGGTTTCTGGACCGGTCCGAGCACGCGCAGATGGTCGAGCTGGAACGGTTGGAGCTGTCCGAGGGCGAGCGGGTGGGCGAGCGGCAAGCAGCAATAGTGCGCGTGGGGCACAACCTTGACCGAGCGGTACTTGCCATCCTAATGGACACGCTCGAGTGTGCTGCCTCGGAGCGGTGCGTTAAGATTCACCGCAAAATAGCCCCGTACAAGTGCGGTATCGTCTGTGCGGGGGAAGATGCGACAG ATGCTAACGTGCAGAATGACTTGATTGACCTCTCGAAGCATCTAACCTACGTGCTGCGCGCCGCCAACCTTCCTGTCCACGAAAGCTTCTCCTTCGAACAGGCTTCGCCGGCGCTGGATCGGCTGGATCAAATCGGCGTACCGTACGTCCTGCTCCTAAGCGCCGGAACGCTGCGCACCGGCCTGCTACAGCTGCGCTCCCGCGACACTACCCTGTCCGAAACGATTCACCTGTCCGATCTGCCACACTACTTAGAGAGAATAATAAACGCGTAA
- the LOC120906400 gene encoding glutamyl-tRNA(Gln) amidotransferase subunit C, mitochondrial, which translates to MFVSTVRVCGMLRCFVVTRRLAPRSFSSLQPTPESSAVTGTAIRTWSERRLEHRTKVPQQPHRLTEPVDGNQQSAPVVISHQTVRLLERLSLVDLDSQEALGTLQDSIEFASRILPIGTDGVEPLYSVLEREKLALRPDTVDDGDRQTEVLQNATITEEEYFVAPPGNIPLEQGERA; encoded by the exons ATGTTTGTCAGTACGGTTCGCGTTTGCGGCATGCTGCGTTGCTTTGTGGTCACGCGAAGGTTGGCACCGAGAAGCTTCTCCTCCCTGCAGCCAACGCCCGAGTCGTCCGCTGTTACCGGTACCGCCATCCGTACCTGGTCGGAGCGGCGCCTCGAGCATCGTACCAAGGTTCCGCAGCAACCGCACCGGTTAACTGAGCCGGTCGACGGCAATCAACAATCAGCGCCCGTCGTCATCAGCCATCAAACAGTGCGCCTGCTCGAGCGGCTATCGCTCGTAGATTTGGACAGCCA GGAAGCCCTCGGCACGCTGCAGGACTCGATTGAGTTTGCGTCGCGCATTCTGCCCATCGGCACGGACGGCGTGGAACCGCTCTACAGTGTGCTGGAGCGCGAGAAGCTTGCCCTCCGGCCCGATACAGTGGATGACGGTGACCGCCAGACGGAGGTGCTGCAGAACGCAACCATCACCGAGGAGGAGTACTTCGTAGCGCCGCCGGGCAACATTCCGCTCGAGCAGGGCGAACGAGCGTAA